The Methanosarcina barkeri str. Wiesmoor DNA segment AGAGGGCTCGTTATGCATAAAGTCGTGTTTGTTACAGGAAATAAAGGCAAATTTGCCGAGGTAAGGGACATCCTCAAGACTTTTGAACTTGAAGTAGTTCAGGACAAAAACGGCTACCCTGAACTTCAGGAGGACGACCTTGAGCCCATTGCGGCCTATGGGGCACAGTATGTTGCAAACAAAATGAACATGCCTGTAATGGTAGATGATTCCGGGATTTTCATAAAAGTCTTAAACGGCTTTCCAGGCCCATATTCTCGTTTTGTAGAGGATAGGCTCGGAAATCCGAAAGTGCTTAAGCTCATGGAAGGGGAAACTGACAGGACAGCGTATTTTAAGACCGTTATCGGATACTGTGAGCCTGGAAAAGAACCTCTGGTTTTCCCAGGTGTAGTTGAAGGGGAAATCGCGTATGAAGAGAGGGGTACAGGCGGTTTTGGGTACGACCCTATTTTTGAGTACCAGGGCATAACCTTCGGGGAACTCGGAGATGTTGAGAAAAATAAAGTTTCCCACCGACGCAGGGCCATTGACAGTTTTCTAGAATGGTATAAGGGTAAACTTGAAAAAACCTGACAGTAAGATTTGACAGTAAGACCTGGCAAAACTTAACAGCAAGAATTAGTAAACTGCAACCACAGAAAATCCGACTTTAAAGATCTGACAGTAAGGTTTGACAGCAAGTCTACATTAAGATTTGACAGCAAGTCTACAGTAAAAATTAATAAACTGCAAATGCAGAAAAATTGACTGGAATGGATTGTTTATATGAAGAAGCGTAAAACCCCTGTGTCTTTAGCTCAGGGAATATAAGCGTCAACTTCTCCTCTATTCTTTTCAGTATTCTTTAACTTCATTATAGACCATCGGATAATTTAATATTAGATTCAGGTATATGAAAACCAGGCAACTTTTTTCCAAGTGTCTACATAAGGCTCATTAGGCCGTAGAAAAACCTTCGACTCTAGCTTGTAACTACGTAAAGCCGAAACGAGAGAAAGAGCGAGACTCGGTACGGATGGTTCAGCCGGAATCAAAGCCTTTGGAGATGCCGATGGTCATTTATGAATTCGGAAGCCGCTAAGTCTTTAGCTTAGTGACAGTTCAGATTAATCCTTCCCTTTTCCCACGCTGACTCATTCTTTCAGTTTATCTTTAAGTAGGCTAAGAGCTACACTGAGCTGGTTTAGACCCAGTTTCAGGGCAATAGTTATAATCCTATTGTTCGAAATATTGCTAAACTCTCTTTTGATTGCAAATAAATCCATAATGCACTGCTGATCCAAAACGAGTGGCCCATCAAGCAG contains these protein-coding regions:
- a CDS encoding XTP/dITP diphosphatase — encoded protein: MHKVVFVTGNKGKFAEVRDILKTFELEVVQDKNGYPELQEDDLEPIAAYGAQYVANKMNMPVMVDDSGIFIKVLNGFPGPYSRFVEDRLGNPKVLKLMEGETDRTAYFKTVIGYCEPGKEPLVFPGVVEGEIAYEERGTGGFGYDPIFEYQGITFGELGDVEKNKVSHRRRAIDSFLEWYKGKLEKT